CGCTGTCCAGCAGCGTCTGCTTGATGTCCTGAATGGTGCCGTCAGTTGACTCAAATTTATCGTAGTAGAAGCCGCGAACGCCCCACACCAGGTTCAGCGTGTTCAGGAGCTGCTTGTTCTCAGTAAAGATAAAAATGTTGGCCTTCGGGCGGTACTTTGCCAGTTGGAAAGCCGTGTATCCTGACTTGGTCATGCCGATAACGGCGCTGGCTTTGGTGTCGCGGGCTAAGTAGCAGGCGCTGGCCACCAGGCTGTCGTTGAAGAAGGTGGATGACGTAGGATCTAACTGAAAGTTGCTTCTGTAAAAGATGCCTTCGTGCTGCTCCTCCACCATCTGGATGGTAAGGTTCATGCTGCGGATTGTCTCGAGTGGCCACGCGCCAACAGCAGTTTCGGCACTAAGCATCAGGCAGTGGGCCCCGTCAATTACCGCGTTGGCTACGTCGTTGGTTTCTGCGCGGGTAGGGCGTGGGTTCACGATCATACTTTCCATCATCTGGGTAGCCACAATCACCGGCTTGCCCGCTTGGTTAGCCTTATCGATGAGCATCTTCTGCATCATCGGTACTTTCTCCATACCTACTTCCACACCCAAATCGCCACGGGCCACCATCAGGGCGTCCGCTTCGCGCAGAATGTCATCAATATTCTCGATGGCCTCGGGCTTTTCGATCTTGGCAATAACGCGGGTGTCCTTTCCGCGCTCTTTTATGATGCGTTTGATCTCCAGTATGTCTTTGCCTGTGCGCACAAAAGAAAGCGCCACCCACTCCACATCGTTGTCGAGGCCGAAGAGGAGGTCTTCCATGTCTTTCTCGGTAAGCGACGGAGCCGATACCTTTGTGTTAGGCAGGTTAATGCCTTTGCGGGGCTTCACGATGCCGCCATACTTTACTTTCGCCTCTACCTCCTGGTCCTTGTCGGTTTTCGTAACGATCACCTCCAACTTGCCATCGTCGATAAGTATAGAGTCGCCCACGTTCACGTCTCTGGCCAGTTCGGTGTAGCTGGTGGCCAAATGGTCGCTGCTGCTCACCGAGCCGTCGCTCCTTAGTTTGATGATCTCTCCCTCACGTATCTCCACACCGCCGTTCTCTATCTCGCCCATGCGGATCTTCGGGCCCTGCAAGTCCTGCACCAGGGCAATGTAGGTGCCGTGCTCTTTGTTGATGCGGCGCACGTGGTCAATCACCTTCTGATGCTCCGCATGCTCGCCGTGCGAGAAGTTCAGGCGAAACGCATCCACACCCTCCTTTACAAGCTCAACCAAGCGCTCGTAGGAGTTACTGGCTGGGCCTACGGTGGCCAGCACTTTTGTCTTATTAAATGAAATGTCCATACTTTAGAAGATCAGGTTCTCTTTGAATTTAAGTGTGAGAGGGTCAAAACGTTTAACATACTGCACCAGCGGAACCCGCAGCAGGTTTTTCAGCAGCTCCTGCGGGTACAGTTGCTGCATTGCCCCGCTTATTTGCAGCACGTAATCATACTCTTTTATATCGGGCAGCAGAAAC
Above is a window of Pontibacter akesuensis DNA encoding:
- the pyk gene encoding pyruvate kinase codes for the protein MDISFNKTKVLATVGPASNSYERLVELVKEGVDAFRLNFSHGEHAEHQKVIDHVRRINKEHGTYIALVQDLQGPKIRMGEIENGGVEIREGEIIKLRSDGSVSSSDHLATSYTELARDVNVGDSILIDDGKLEVIVTKTDKDQEVEAKVKYGGIVKPRKGINLPNTKVSAPSLTEKDMEDLLFGLDNDVEWVALSFVRTGKDILEIKRIIKERGKDTRVIAKIEKPEAIENIDDILREADALMVARGDLGVEVGMEKVPMMQKMLIDKANQAGKPVIVATQMMESMIVNPRPTRAETNDVANAVIDGAHCLMLSAETAVGAWPLETIRSMNLTIQMVEEQHEGIFYRSNFQLDPTSSTFFNDSLVASACYLARDTKASAVIGMTKSGYTAFQLAKYRPKANIFIFTENKQLLNTLNLVWGVRGFYYDKFESTDGTIQDIKQTLLDSGFIKKGDVFINTASMPINEQKRTNMIKLSVA